A stretch of DNA from Oryzomicrobium terrae:
TTGGAAGCGTAGGAACGAAGCGCCTCATAGAAGTCGGAACCTAGCGGCCCCCATCGTCGCTTCCCATCTTGGCCTTGGCCATGGTCAAGGTAAAACCAGGTTTTCCCCTTGGCTCCTTTCTTGATCCGCATTCCCGGAGGCAAGTGCAGATTCACAGTTGGCTTGCGCCCCATCGCTATCTCCGTTCGACAGCTTTTGGCTGCCAGCTTTTGGTTGCTGCGGGTAGGTGATGGCCCGCTCCAGTTACTGCCTGTCGGGTAACTACCGGATGCCCGATGGCATTTACATGAAACGGGATCATCATCCGGCGCAAAGCTTCAATCTGCAATCGGCGAAGCCGGCGACCGGTGAGGGTGGATATTTCCTCTGCAGTGAGGAACAGTGGTTGGGGTTCCATCATTTAGCCTCTTGGCCTTCCTTCGCAAACTCGATCCCCCACACCCAGGGGTTGGCCTCCCGCGCCATGCACATCACGTCTTTACGGCTGATGGTTGCCATCACGCGCCCTCCCGGCTGGCGGCAATGGCAGCGTCAGGTAGGTACATCCAGACGCAATCCCACGTTACAAAGCTGCCGAACGGAGGCGTCATTGCTTTGAATCCGCCGCCGGTATGCTTACCGAGATAGACCTTCCCAGCGTGGCAGAACAGCACCGGCTCCCCAATGTTCGGAAGGTATCGCGCCTGAGTCTTATTGTTCGGGTTGATCCATCCAGCATCCTTCGCCACTGCATCAGCAGGCGCGGCCCCAATCGCCGCCCGCAGCGCGGATAGATTTTCATTTGCCTTCTTGATGCGCTCCGCCTCCTTCTCTGGCGTCACCTCGAACTCATACAGGCGCTGGGCAGCACCGATAACTGTGCTCCACGCAATGCCCACGCCGAATCGTGTACAACCAACCTTGGCAGGCTTATCAAGCCTTGGTGTTGCATCAGCAGGCGCGGCGGGCGCGGCGGAGAGCATGAATCCGGCGTAGTAGAGGATGTGGTGAATCGCCCAGGTTGGGTCTTCAGCAGCTTCACCGCCAGCCTCTTCCACAGCGTCAATGCACGGGGAGTAATCGCCTGCGATTTTGGCTGCCTTCTCCACAGCTTCAAGGTAGCCAACCGGCACCAGCTTCCACCCCTCCGGCACTCCGGCAGGCGCGGCAACGACGGGGCGGGTGTAGAGAGGCCCCACTTTCACTAAACGCGGGTTGTTAGCTTCAAACCCCCATTCAACTTGCTTAACATCCACGCACATTGTTTGTCCGGTATCTTCGTGCTGGAACAGGTAAGCCACCGGCTCCTGCCCCTTCGCCAGTTCCTGGGCAACCAGATCGGCCACGGCGCGTAGTCCGGCCAGGTGTGCCCCGTCAGGGCTTCCCCGGTAGGAGTCGGCGAAGGCCTTGGCAAGCACGTCGTCGCTGATCGTGAACATCACCGGCCCTCCCGGGTAATGATTTCCCACACCGTTCCGGTATAGCGGATCTTCCCGGTCTGACGCAGGACCTGGAGTCTGCGGGCGATGACTTCCCACTCGTTGGTGCTCGGGTCGCAATACGGCTTCGCCATCGCAAGCAGCGGTTTGTGGATTTCGAGCTTCATCAAGCGATTGCGGCCGGCTTTGATCTGCGCAAGCAGCTCGGCGTCAAACGCGGTGTAGTCGTGCTTGCTCATTTCTTGGCTTCCTTCTTCTTGAACTCGTTGCAGCTGCCCATCTTCTTGACTGCGAAGCCGCCGATCCCGCAGCGCATGTTTCCCTCTCTTGCATAGTTTTTCTCGTAGTCAGGGTCGCCCTTTGCCCAGGCAGGGGTGATGGTTTCGCTTTCAAACTGCCGGCAGTTCCCGCAGTTGTTCAGCAGCTTGGCCGTATAGCCCTGGTCCTTCTTCGCTTCGGATTGCTTGCTCATCACGCGACCTCCTTGCAGGCTTCGACGGTTTCGCGGATTTCGCCACCCAGGGCTTCCAGAAGGTCGGGGAGGAAGCGTTGCAGTTCGCCGCTCATCAGGGCGAATTCGGCGTCGAACAGTTCGTCGCCGTTGGCGCCATTGGCTTCGCTGGCTTCTTCTTCCTTGGTGTCCAGGTGGGTGAGGCGCTTGATTTCGAGCTTTTCGGTGAGCACAAAGGACAGCCGGTCGCCCCAGGTGAGGGCCAGGCGGGTGGGCAGCTTGCCGGCCGCTAGGTGCTCACGGACCTGGGCCCTGGCCTCGTCGGAATCGAGGGCGTGGCGCACGTAGCGGACAGCGGACTTTTCGTCGGAAACCGACTTGAGTTCGCAGTCCCGATCCACGGTGAAGCCTGCCGGGGCTTCGCCGGCGGCGAGCCAGTCGGCCATGGCCGAGGTTGGGGAACGCTCGGTCTTAACCGGCTGCACCGGAAATTCGTCTAGGGACTTGGCCAGCAGTTCCAGGGCGTCATCGGCCTTGCCGCGGCTGGCGGCGTCCACCGCCAGCCAGCCGTTGACCGGGTCGAGCCACAACCAGGTGGTGGAGCGGCGGGTGAAGGCCCGGGGCAGCAGTTCTTCGGTGACCCGTTCCTTGAGTTCGCGCAATTGCTTGCGGCCGGGGCGGGAGCCCTGCTGGGCTTCCAGTTCGTCGGCCCGGTCGGTGGCGACCTGGTTGACCACCGACGAGGGCAGCAGGCGGTGCTCGGTGGCCATGGCGATCAACCACTGGCCGCCGACGGAATGGACCAGGGGCAGAGCCGCACAGGCGGCGTCCTTGTCGGCCTTCTCCAGCTTGCCCCGGGGCGGGACCCAGCCCCGGGATTGCTTGTCCTGGCTGCCGCAGCGGGTGAACACCACCCGGCCGAGCTGCTCTTCGAGCTGGGCCAGGGTCAGGGAGAAGGGGGCAGGGAGGCGGTAAATTTGGAGGTTCTTGAACATGGTCAGCCTGCACGGACAAGTTGAGGGAAGAAGTTGGCGCCCGGGGTGGCCTGGCGCAGGCGGTCCTGCAAACCGGCGATGTGTTTCTCCATCGCGTAGATCAGGTCCACCGTGGTCTTGGCGTCGTAGAAGGACATCAGGTCTTGCACTGGCTCTGGCACGGTGGCGAGAAGCAGTGCGCATGCAGCCTTGCCCGGGATTTCGTCGCCCTCTGCAGCCTGAATTACGGCCTCGCGCTCCAGGTGGCGAGCCACGCCGCGAGAACCGATTACGCCGTCGGCGGCGTTGAGCCGGCGCCAGGTGGGCATGCTTCCGGTGGGCATGGACGCCAGCGCGTTGAAAATGATCCGGTGGGCAGCTTTCAGCTCGGCCAGCGCGGGGTCGGCCTGGCCTGCTTGTACGGCGGCGCTCATCGCTTGCTCCTATCCAGCAGTTGTTGAGCCGTTGCACCCTCGCGGATCATTTGAGGAATCACGAAGGCTTTGGGGAAATAGGGCCTCACTGTGACCAGGAATGCTTCGTCGGCATTGGTCAGGCTGTAGCGCTTGGGATCTGCCTTCTCCACGGCAAGCCCGCTCTCATGTACCAGCTTCCAGGGGTCGCCGTGCATCGTCACCGAAAGGCCCATCAAGTCGTGGACTACGCAATGCACATAAAGGGCTTGTGAGGCGTTTGCGGCGGCAGGTTGATAGGCTTTCACCCATCCATTTCCACCGCAGGCCTTGCAGTCTGTGTCTGCTCCGCAGCAATGGCATTCATCTCCTATGCCGCTTCCGTTGCAGGCAGTACATTCCACTCGTACTTCGCCTTCCTCGGTGCCTTCCAGGGCCGCTACGTCGGCCAGTACGCCGGCCTTCCATTCTTCGTAGGTAGCGATCTTCACGCGGTTGCCTCCGTAATCTTCTCCAGCTCCCAGCCGATCTTTGCGTCGCGCAGCAGGCCCTTGGCCTGGCCGAGCGTCAGCGTGGTGGCGTGGCGCTTGAGTGTGTCAATGCAGACCCGGGCAGACGCCAGGTCGTTTTCCAGTAGAGGGCTGTCCAGGTCGAGCTTGCGGTGCAGCCGCTCCAGCGGCGCCAAGTCGATGCCCCAGCCGAAGCGCCCGGCCGCGATGCGGTGGAAATCGATGATTCCTTGCAGGGCCTCGGCCACTTCGTACCAGCCACCGCGGCTGTCCTCGCGGAACACCGGGCGGCCCTTGGCGGTATCCACGGTCCCATCGATGTCGATACGGGACAGGACGCGCTCAAGTGGGGCAAAGACCGCATCGATCTTCCAGGGCATGACGGCCAGCCTCACGCCGTCCGGGTCGGCCTTTGGCTTGCGCACAGGGGCCACAAGCGCCCGGCGTGTGGCCCGGGCCATGGCTCGATCGATAGCCCGGCTCAAAGCACTGCCCCATACCGCACGTTGTCTTTGCGCCCCGTCCGGTACAGCTTCCCTGCTGTGACGAGTCCAGGGAGGCGGTTTTTGAGCGCCATCACTTCCACTTCCAGTTCGTCCGCAATTTCCATGGACGACACCGGGTGACCTAGGGTGGCCACGACCTTGACGATTTCCTCGTTGGTCACGGTTCGGGTGGTCTTGGGCCTGGGGGCGCCTTCCCCCATCACCCGGTGCACCCGGCCGAGGCCCTCGGGCACCGGTGGCGGGGTGAACGTGAAGAGGGCGGCGAGGGTCAGCATGCGATGGCCTCCCGGTGGGCGAAGACGCAACCGGACAGGCGAGCCCAGCCCTGGGGGAACTGGGAGGGCTTGAACAGGCCGACCCGGCCGGGCGCCGTGCCCACCACCAACCCCCGCGCCTTGGCACATTGGTCCAGATCCGCCAGTTCAACATCAGCGAAGTGGCAAGCCGGAGCGAAGAACGCGGTTACCGGACCGGGGGGGAGAATTGCGGCCGCGGTGGTCATTGCGCGGCCTTCGCTGCCTTGGCGGCATCCTTGGCCAGTTCCTTGTAGAGCTTGGGGTTGGCTTCCTTGAGCTGCTTGGCCACGGCCACGTCCTTGCCGGTCACGCCGGCGAGGTCGATTCCTTCGACGTGGACCAAGCGAACCAGGGTAGCCACGGGCTCGGGAATATCCCGGCCGGTTTCGTAGCGCGATCCGCAGCTTTGGGTGACGTGGACGGCACTCCAGAATTTGCCCTGGTTCAGACCCTTGCGTTGGCGCAGGTCGCGGCAGAATTCGCCATTGATTTGGTTTTCCATGGTCAAGCCACCTTCCTAGTAATCTGTTCAATCAGTTCTTGTGCGGTCGATTCGGCCTGAAGCACTGCCTCTTCCAGCCGTTGAATGAACGCCTCGTCGCGTTCAACTCGGATCAACAGCAGGCGGTGGCTTTCGGGCATTCGCGGGTCGTAGCTGACGAAATCCCACCACTGGCGCCCCGTCACCCACATGCAGCCCTGGATTTGTGGGATGTACTCTTCGGGGACGCCATTCAGGAACCGCTCGAGGTGAATGGCCGAGTTCTTCGGGCACTTCATTTCCAGGCCGCCAACCTCGCCGATCAGCCCGTCCGGCGAGCAGCCAGCGAAGGGATGGGTCGGGTGGGGAATGAATCCCGATTCAACGACCACGTGTCCGCTCTCAAGCTCGTAGGCCTCACGAGCGTAGGGCTCCACGTCCTGACCCCATTGCAGGGCAAATCCGCTAGGGCCTTCCACCGCCTGGCCGGTCATGCGCTCCACGACCACCTGCCAGATCAGGTCGTGGTAGGCCTTGAGCGGCTCCCCGGTGCGCTTGTTGCGGGCCAGCACGTCCACAAACCGGCTGCCAGTGAATTTCCCGGCGCGTTCGGCGTGCCAGGCGTCGGTGCGTTGAAGTTCTTCACTCATTGCCGGCCTCCGCACGCTCAACGGTGGCGGTTACGGTGATGCTGTCTGCCACCTTCTTTAGGCGCTCGTGCTCATCGGCACCGATCATCTTGCGCTGCGCAGACGAGAGGCGGCCCCAGGCTTCGGCATAGGCGGCAATTCCCTGCTCGCTGGCGACGATTTCAAGGTCGGCGACCAGGTTGGTGCGCTCTTCCGAATCGGCAGGCGCTGCCACCGCGCGTGCGGCCTCGGCTGCCTGGGTGCCGGTCTGTCGGGCTTGGCGGGGGTTGATCTCAACTTCGGCGATGCGCTCGGCTTCGTCCTGGTCGTAGATTCCGGTGTATCCGAAGGCCAGGCGGGCACACTGGATCATGGCCTTGTGGCGAAGCATCCGCTTGGGGTGGGAAGTCCATGGTCCGACATTCGGTCGCCTGCACTCGCTCATGTACTCCGTCACAACAATCGGGCGGCCACGATCCTTGCGGTACATCCGGCAGGTGCAGGACTCGCTATCCTGTTCGAAGTCCATCCCGTCGAATTGCGGGTGGTTGTTGATGATCCGCGACCAGCCATCCACGCCGACCACCGGGACGATCCCGTTGTTCTTGTCCGGGAACGCGTAGATTTCCTTGGTCCAGGGGTTAAGGCCGTACTGGTTCGCCACGACCAGCAGGGCGGTCATCTGGGCATCGGATACCTGCCCCTTGAAGGCCGTATCCTTGAGGGTGTTTACCAGGTCGCCGCCTTCGCCCATATCCAGACGGGCGGCGAGCTTCGTGGTGAGTTCAACGATTGCGGTGGTCATGCTTCTTCCTTTCTGCCGCGACTCTGGCGGCGTAGAGGGATGGACTTCAAAAGGTGATGCGGGCCAACCGCCATGACTTACGCATCACGCAGCTTCGGCTACCAGCCCAAGAGTTGTGGCCAGCGAGACCTTGATCTCCATCTCTTCGGTGGGCATGTAGTCGTCGCTGTCAAAGCAGATGTCGGTGGCGAGGCTCACGGCATCACGGCTGGAAATCGCCTTGACGGTCATCTGGACGACCACGCCGCTGGACTTGATGCAGACGTTGAAGCGGCGGTCGGATGCTTTTCCCAGGGCAAACGGTGCAATCGCCTCGCGGAGAATCGGATGGACGTTGTTCATGGTTCGCTCCTGGTGTTCGTTTGCGGCCCGTCTTGTCTACCGGCGCGGGCCGCTTAACCGTGCTGCGTTCCGGCTGACTTGCCGCCGGTAGCGTCTAAGAGGTGCCGGGTTCCGATACCCACCCCGGCGGCAGTTTTAAACTTCCCGTCATTTGCCCGTGACGGGACGCCATCGGATGGCGCAGAGCCGGGTCATGCAATCGACAGTTCCAACACGGAGGCGGGCCGGGCTTGATACCGGCTAGGCTTACCCGTTAGGGCCGTGTCTCAGTCCCCGCTTTAAATGCGCGAAGAGTTGCGTGTCCTATCCACGCCGCCGCCTCAGTGTTGGAACTGCTGGCGGGCTTCCACCGCCTCCCTGTCTCTCCAGTGCCACGGGGCTTTCGTTCTCCCGTTACGCCAGCCGATTCGGCGCTGGTCCCTGTTCGGTTACGGTTCCGACTCGCGCTGCCGGCCCATGCCTGGGCAAGCCATGCGACGATTTCCTGCCATGCCTCCCTCAAAAAAACGGGGCCTGTACTAGCGCCCCCCAAGGTCTTGCGGAGGGAGATGCATGTGCTGCTCTTGCCTGATCCCGTGGCGCCTTTCCGCAGATCCGCGCCTTCACTGTGCCCATCAGGTCTTGAGCGACTTCCGCTACTCGCCGGTACCGCTCTATCCGTCTTTCGCTGCGCCCTGGGCTGCCGGGTTTAACTAGCCGAAGTAGTTGCGGCATGGACGAATACTAGCGCCGCTATTTCTCTATTGTCAATAGCGCCGCTAGTTCGTCGGAAAATAAAAAGCCGCCCGAAGGCGGCTTTCGCTTGCGCTAGTTGCTCTGGTTTTACTGGCTCTGCCCGGTTCCGTTCATGGCCTCGGTGAACTTTTCAACTACGACATACTCGCATCCACGCCCATCCAAAGAGATGACTTCAGAATTAGTTTTGTTATCAATTAATGTAATGTCGTAGAACAGGGCAGGGGAGAAGTTAGAGATGCAGGTGTCGTACTGATGCCACTTCAGGATCAGTTCATAACGCGTATGGAACGTGTCGTATTGCTCAAGTCGCGTGTTATCTCCCAGTCTGCCCTCGGTCACCCGCGGCCCTCCCCGAACTGCCATTTTCCAGCCGGATTTAGACAAAGCCTCCTTGATCTTGCCTGTTAGGCCACTTGAACCAGGGGGGACAGTCACGGACTTTTCGTTTTGGTCGACTGCGCCATATGTATGAAGGTTGTAGGACATACAGCCACTCAGAGTGAGGGCAGTAATTAGCGCAAGAACAGCAGTTTTCATCATTTCCTCTTAAATACCACCACTGATAGCAACGACTCGGCCAATCACTTGTAGGTGCTCTAGTTGTTCTGGTCCTACGTCCCAGTCGGGGTAGCGGATCTTGTCGGGGTTGTCGCTGACGATGCGCACCCCTCCACCGACGCGTTTAAACAGACGCTTTACGAACACCTCGTTCTCGTAGGCGATTGCGTAGACCTTCCCATCATTGATGCCGGTCTGTGTGTGGTCGATGACCAAACTGTCGCCGTCGCAAATGCGCTCTTCCATGGAGTCGCCACTTGCAACGATGGTTGCGCACTTCTCGGGATTGATGCCCAGGCGGTCCGCCCAACTCCGGCGGAATGCGTTGCGCTGTCCCTTCTCTTCTACGTGCCAGGCTACCCGGCCATTCCCGCACGACGCCTCAACTGTCAAACGCGGAATGAACACGTACTGGTCTTCTGGAAGTTCACTTTCATGCTCCCAGGATAACACCGGCCGTGCACTCGATCCTATGTTGCTGCGATCTGGTGGTGTGGTTCCGACGATCCTCTCAGCCTCTTCGGCAAGTCTAGAACTGAACTCACCAACAGAGCAGCCAAGTCCACGGGCGAACTTGCTGGCCGCCTCCAGATTGAGAGGGCTGCGCGCATTGAGGTACTGCCAGACCATCCCCTGGCTGCCAATCTCGAACTTGGCGCCAAAGGCTTCTTGAGACATGCCGGCCCGGTTTTTGAAGAGTTCCCGGAGCTTCTCTGCCTCTTCGCGGTGAACGTCTTCAATCTTCGATTTCTTGGATTTTTCCATTATTGAATTATGAGTTGCGCTAATAACTATGCAACAAGCGCCGCTATTGACCTCTAACAACTAGCGGCGCTAGTATTCTGGGCGTCACAACCCGGAAGAAGAACATGCGACTCGACGAATACCTCGCACAAAACAAGCTCAGCCAAGCTGAGTTCGGCGAGAAGCTCCACCCCTCTGTTACGCAGGGCCTTGTCAGCCAATGGTGCCGCGGCGACACCCGCATCACGCTGGACAACGCTAT
This window harbors:
- a CDS encoding recombination-associated protein RdgC, whose product is MFKNLQIYRLPAPFSLTLAQLEEQLGRVVFTRCGSQDKQSRGWVPPRGKLEKADKDAACAALPLVHSVGGQWLIAMATEHRLLPSSVVNQVATDRADELEAQQGSRPGRKQLRELKERVTEELLPRAFTRRSTTWLWLDPVNGWLAVDAASRGKADDALELLAKSLDEFPVQPVKTERSPTSAMADWLAAGEAPAGFTVDRDCELKSVSDEKSAVRYVRHALDSDEARAQVREHLAAGKLPTRLALTWGDRLSFVLTEKLEIKRLTHLDTKEEEASEANGANGDELFDAEFALMSGELQRFLPDLLEALGGEIRETVEACKEVA
- the bet gene encoding phage recombination protein Bet, which produces MTTAIVELTTKLAARLDMGEGGDLVNTLKDTAFKGQVSDAQMTALLVVANQYGLNPWTKEIYAFPDKNNGIVPVVGVDGWSRIINNHPQFDGMDFEQDSESCTCRMYRKDRGRPIVVTEYMSECRRPNVGPWTSHPKRMLRHKAMIQCARLAFGYTGIYDQDEAERIAEVEINPRQARQTGTQAAEAARAVAAPADSEERTNLVADLEIVASEQGIAAYAEAWGRLSSAQRKMIGADEHERLKKVADSITVTATVERAEAGNE
- a CDS encoding helix-turn-helix domain-containing protein — its product is MRLDEYLAQNKLSQAEFGEKLHPSVTQGLVSQWCRGDTRITLDNAIQIEELTAGQVTVRDCHAMYSREAA
- a CDS encoding helix-turn-helix domain-containing protein, translating into MENQINGEFCRDLRQRKGLNQGKFWSAVHVTQSCGSRYETGRDIPEPVATLVRLVHVEGIDLAGVTGKDVAVAKQLKEANPKLYKELAKDAAKAAKAAQ
- a CDS encoding lambda exonuclease family protein gives rise to the protein MSEELQRTDAWHAERAGKFTGSRFVDVLARNKRTGEPLKAYHDLIWQVVVERMTGQAVEGPSGFALQWGQDVEPYAREAYELESGHVVVESGFIPHPTHPFAGCSPDGLIGEVGGLEMKCPKNSAIHLERFLNGVPEEYIPQIQGCMWVTGRQWWDFVSYDPRMPESHRLLLIRVERDEAFIQRLEEAVLQAESTAQELIEQITRKVA
- a CDS encoding DUF4224 domain-containing protein, which codes for MMEPQPLFLTAEEISTLTGRRLRRLQIEALRRMMIPFHVNAIGHPVVTRQAVTGAGHHLPAATKSWQPKAVERR
- a CDS encoding LexA family transcriptional regulator, whose product is MEKSKKSKIEDVHREEAEKLRELFKNRAGMSQEAFGAKFEIGSQGMVWQYLNARSPLNLEAASKFARGLGCSVGEFSSRLAEEAERIVGTTPPDRSNIGSSARPVLSWEHESELPEDQYVFIPRLTVEASCGNGRVAWHVEEKGQRNAFRRSWADRLGINPEKCATIVASGDSMEERICDGDSLVIDHTQTGINDGKVYAIAYENEVFVKRLFKRVGGGVRIVSDNPDKIRYPDWDVGPEQLEHLQVIGRVVAISGGI